The Paenibacillus tianjinensis genome has a window encoding:
- a CDS encoding YkvI family membrane protein, which produces MKSHVRTLQIAFTYIGTIVGAGFATGQEILRFFTRYGHFALLTILLSTALFIWLGTKMMIIARRIEADSYEDFNRHLFGEKAGASISLFTMVILIGVNSIMLAGAGAIFQEHLGLPYQAGLLITILGSYFLLKRGINGILQINSLVVPLMLTLSLIIIFNTFGLPGAERFLFLQTDSSIFGAWMSPLLYTAFNLGMAQAVLVPLARHTDDEQALVRGGVLGGLGIGFMLLAAHFAMSSQMPGILQFEVPMGSIAFRLGPIVQLIYLLLIFLEIFSTFVADIYGVSVQLKQRLPIAPTLVTPLLMLICYLFSQFGFSSLLGVFYPIFGALALVWVIMLLRAPTSLPPRTGEPPSPESKGITIVAVKPAIRIRK; this is translated from the coding sequence ATGAAATCGCATGTCCGCACGCTGCAAATTGCTTTCACCTACATCGGCACCATCGTAGGCGCCGGCTTTGCTACCGGGCAGGAGATTCTCCGTTTTTTCACCCGGTACGGCCACTTTGCACTCCTGACCATCCTGTTATCGACTGCGCTGTTCATTTGGCTGGGTACCAAGATGATGATTATTGCCCGGCGGATTGAAGCGGATTCGTATGAGGATTTCAACCGGCATCTGTTTGGTGAAAAAGCAGGCGCCAGCATCAGTCTCTTTACGATGGTTATCCTGATCGGGGTGAACAGTATCATGTTAGCAGGGGCTGGAGCCATTTTTCAGGAGCATCTAGGGCTCCCCTATCAAGCCGGACTGCTGATTACTATTCTTGGATCTTATTTTTTGCTGAAACGCGGGATTAACGGAATTTTACAAATCAACAGTCTGGTTGTACCTTTAATGCTTACTCTGTCGCTAATCATTATTTTTAATACCTTCGGGCTGCCCGGTGCGGAGCGTTTTCTATTCCTGCAGACGGACAGCAGCATCTTTGGCGCTTGGATGTCACCGCTGCTCTATACTGCCTTTAACCTCGGAATGGCCCAAGCCGTACTTGTTCCGCTGGCCCGGCATACGGATGATGAACAAGCCCTGGTGCGCGGCGGCGTTCTTGGCGGGCTGGGAATTGGGTTTATGCTGCTGGCTGCACATTTTGCTATGAGCTCGCAGATGCCGGGCATCCTGCAGTTTGAGGTTCCCATGGGCAGCATCGCCTTCCGTCTCGGCCCTATTGTGCAGCTGATCTATCTCCTGCTGATCTTTCTGGAAATCTTCAGCACCTTTGTTGCCGATATTTATGGAGTCAGTGTGCAGCTGAAACAGCGTCTTCCTATTGCACCAACCCTGGTAACGCCGCTGCTCATGCTGATCTGCTATTTGTTCAGCCAATTCGGCTTCAGCTCGCTGCTTGGAGTATTTTACCCGATCTTCGGTGCCCTGGCCCTGGTCTGGGTCATCATGCTGTTGCGGGCCCCAACGTCGCTGCCGCCGCGTACAGGCGAACCCCCCAGCCCCGAAAGTAAAGGAATCACTATTGTCGCTGTAAAGCCAGCGATCCGGATCAGAAAATAA
- a CDS encoding xanthine phosphoribosyltransferase, whose product MEVLKQRILQEGVVLSDQVLKLDALLNHQVDPILTMEMGREFAGRFADAGVTRVVTVESSGIAVAFATALEMKVPLVFARRKKTLLADPDALCERVPSFTKGIVTDIMLSRQYISPDDKVLFIDDIIANGDAARGLIKIIQRSGAELVGLGVVVEKCFQAGARTIREQGIRLESLVRITSLEDGKVVFGE is encoded by the coding sequence ATGGAAGTTTTGAAACAGCGGATTTTGCAGGAAGGGGTTGTCCTTTCGGATCAGGTGCTGAAGCTGGATGCTCTGCTTAACCACCAGGTTGATCCTATCCTTACGATGGAAATGGGACGGGAGTTTGCCGGGAGATTTGCGGATGCCGGTGTTACACGTGTGGTTACCGTGGAGTCCTCGGGTATTGCCGTGGCGTTTGCCACCGCATTGGAAATGAAGGTGCCGCTGGTGTTCGCCCGCCGCAAAAAAACGCTGCTGGCCGATCCCGACGCGCTATGCGAGCGGGTTCCGTCGTTCACCAAAGGAATCGTGACCGATATTATGCTATCCCGCCAATATATCTCGCCAGATGATAAAGTTCTCTTTATCGATGATATTATCGCTAACGGTGATGCTGCACGCGGACTTATCAAGATTATTCAGCGTTCCGGGGCTGAACTGGTCGGGCTGGGTGTTGTCGTTGAGAAATGCTTCCAGGCAGGAGCACGTACAATTAGAGAGCAGGGCATCCGGCTTGAGTCTCTTGTCCGCATCACCTCGCTTGAAGACGGTAAGGTTGTCTTTGGCGAATAA